The following DNA comes from Streptococcus pasteurianus.
TCACACTTTATGCGAATCTTCAAGCATGTTTTTTAACTTACTACGAACTTTATCTCTTAATCTAGAACTTTTAGATGGACTGTTTTTTAACTCTTCAGCAACTTAGCGTAATATTTTTTCCTGAAAGTATATAGATTCTATCAAAAGCATCTCACTATCATTCAGTCTCGGAAGTGATTCTGATAGTAGCTCTAATATAATTTTTTTCGACAATTTTTTCACTATCTATAGTCAAATCAAGCAATATATCTTCCAATCTAAAGTTTTCTTTTTCAAACAATGAAGACGGAAGTACGGAAAATAAAATCTCACGTCTTCGTAAATTATTTTGATGATTTACTAGATTCCAGTAGCCACTGTATACCGTTTTATCAACAATAATCTTCCGCCCTCATACAATTAAATAATATTCCATAGTATTCCTCAATTGCTATATACTTTTATGACCAGTTGGAAGGCTCCGTATCCTATTCATACTTGAAACTCTCTTTATTTCCTCCCTACAAAGATTTGAATTTTGTTGCTCCAATGTTAGAAATGTCATGACTGATCGTAGAAGGATTTGCCACAACGGTTCCAATTTCTTTCTCAAATTCTCTGATTGAGCCATCTTTCATTTTTTATGAAATTTTAGTCTCTATTATTGAACTAGGAATGCTGATCCGATTATTCCGTTATTTCCACTATCTATTTTTGAGATGATAATATTATTTAAAATATGTTTCTGTTCATGATGCAAAGATAATCCCAAAACGGTCTTTATATCTTCTATAAAATCTGGGTTATTTTGTGCGACACTACCACCCAAAACGATTATTTTAGGATCCAGTAAACAAATCATATTATGAATCGCTTGAACCATACCATCTCTCGCATTAGCAATAATAGCCGATGCTGTAATATCTCCTTTACGCCAATTATCAAACACTGCCTTGGTTGACAAATCTTCACCATACATTTGCTTCCCTTGGCGTTCAATAGCTGGTCCTGAGCAGGAGATTTCTAGACCACTTGTTCTTCCGAAACTCCGAACTGGCATAAAACCGATTTCGCCCGCAAAGCCAGAGCCTCTTAGAATTGTGTTATTTATGATATTGGTAGCTGCAATACCTGTAGAAATAGTAATATAACCAAACATATCCTCTGCTTTTAGAGAAAGCAATCTATATTCTGCATAGGCCGCTACTTTCACATCATTGTCAATTTTTATTGGAATATTTCCAAATTCTTCTTGAAGTTGCTTCACAACAGGAAAATTCTCCCATGGAATGTTGTTTTGAAAAACTGCAACTCCATTTTCAACATCAACTTTTCCTGGCAAGCCAACTCCAATACCTGCAATATCCTCAATATTCAGTTGCTGACTGTTTAGTAGTTCTCGAATAGCTGTACACACGCATTGAAATAAGGTTTCTGACGACTCTTTATTGCTTGGTACTTTTAAACTATAAGCCACATGACCTGTATCATCTACCAGTCCCACAGCAACTTTTGTACCACCAATATCTACACCTAAAGCATATTTGACTGCCATATGACCCTCCTAGTTTCTCTGCGCAATCAGAATTGTATATGGAGCTAGTTCATACTCTGTTTCTGACAGGACTTTATAGTCACCTTTAACCAACTGATACTCAGAAAGATTGATCTTATCTAACTGGATAGTGGCTGAATGACTAGCTGGGTTCCGAAGCGAAAGGATTTCTTTCCCTGCTTCTTCATCAATACATCTGTAACCATAAATTTCAAACGCTGACGGTTTGCCACCAATCATTTGACTGTGTTTTAGAGTTGAGTAATTGTTCTCTATCCACTTGACAGCACGAGCATTGGCCTCCCAACGTTCCTGATCAAACATTGTATAGGAATAATGGAACTCCCAAAAAGCATTTCCACGAGTGGAAATAAACAGGAGATAGTCTTCAAACTCTTCTACACTGGCATACATTTGATGGTCCATGTACCAGGTATGAGCCGTACTTGCATAGACAGGTTCATGGTTATAAAGACTCCAAAGTGGCAATTGAATATCCCGTTTGGTTAAGAATTCTTCATATTGGCAATCACGGTAGGTAATCATCCGTTGAATATCATTCCCAGCATTTTCTGTAAAGCCAACATCCTGCGAAATTTGTATCCAAAGGCTGTTAACCCATTGTAAGAACCATGGGCTTGGATTGACATAAGAAGTCAAGTTTAGCCAGCAATCTCTATCTCCACGCTCTGCCCTCAAATCTTTTAACAAGCCAATCAAGAATTCATAAACAGGCGTCATGGTGTGCATGGAAAATTTACCACTAGAATCTGTTTTTTCTGGCTTCAGCAACCAACCATCAATTTTCCAATAGCTGATATCATATTTTTTTTGGTAATCCAACATTTTTTGCTTCATTCGCTCCAAATAATTAAAATCACCAATATTAACATCATTTGACAAAGAATTCTTACTACCGAATTCTGGATGAACCTCCAACCAGTCACTCATGATAACTTCTGTTCCGTTATAGCCTCCACGTGGCCCAATCCAAAGGCCAAGACTAGCACCCAGATTATTTACGAGAACTTTTACCTTTGTTAGACCGTTAGGAAACTTTTCATTAAATTCCCAAACACTTTGGTAATCACACCAGCCATCATCAACGACATAGGCATCCAACTTCACACCATTATCTTCAAATCCGTGTGAAATTTCCTCAAAACTCTTTACAATAATCCCTTCATCAATGGCAGTCATATGGTCATACCAAGAATTGTATTGTTTTCTGAAGTAACTTGGCTGAGCAATTCCACTAATGTAGGTAAAGAAATCCTGTTGAATGCTTGACTTCTCAAATCCAGAAGCCGCACCAATAACAACTGGCCAGATTTTTTTCGGCTCTTTAATCTCATATCCGACATAGTAGCGAGAAAAATAGATCTGATCTACCAGTCTGTTTTCTCCCATTGGAAACTCCATACCAAAGAAGAAAGACTTTGCATAAATCGGTTGCCCCAACTCTACATAATAGCCAGAAAATCCAGCCATTTCTTTAATATCTTCTTGCTGTTTCGGAATATATACCTGCTCTAAATTTGCAAAACCAAACTGCTCCGCATCCATATAATTGATTGTTTTAGAAGATGACAGAATAGTAACCTCTTTAGCAAGTACATCTTCTCGTCCTGAATATAGAATGGTTAACTGGATTTCTGAATGATAGAAACTCACCAAAAGAGTTTCATTGGTTTGTTCGACAACATGAGCTGTAAAATCCTCAGAGCTGAGCTGGCTTCCATCACAGAAAGAAACAACGAATTCCGTATTTTTTTCGTTTCCAATGGGTTCATCAAGCTTTTTATTCAAGAGATGGGAAGTATAAAACTTCCCATCTTCTAATTTAAAATAGCGTGCCATATGTTTATTTTCAATCTTCACTATCATCACCTACTAATTCAATCTTAATCACACTATCTACGCTGTCTGGCAAAGGATAAGTAAAGTGAGGAATATCACCGTACTGGGCAAAACAAATCCCTTCGTAAGCATTAGTTGTCCAGCTCTTAGAAATCTTCACTTCACTACCATCATGAAGGAAACTCATCCTTTTTACTTTGCTTTCATCGATACCAATCAAGGCAAGTGGACCAATTGGCTGTTCGAAGACATGGGCATAAACCGTATTCCCTTTTTGAGTATAGTAGCCCCATTCTGGCTTAGGTAATGAACTAACGCCACAACCATAGATAGATTCACCATTCTTATCCAGCCATTTTCCAAAATCATTTAGAATTTCCTGACTCTCTTGATTGATAATACCTAGTGCATCTGGACCTACATTCAGAATCATATTCCCATTTTTACTTACACACTCAACCAACTTACGAATAAGTGTCTTGGACGATTTGTAGAGATGATCCGTAGGATTGTAGGCCCAGTTATTATTCATGGTTAAGCAAAGTTCCCAAGGAATCGGCTCACCATGGATATTTCGAATTCCTTCATGCGGAACAATCTGCTCTGGACTGACAAAGTCTCCAGAATAAAGATTGATATTATCCGTTACAATACTTCCAAATCCTTCTCCTGATGTTTCTAAACGATTGTCAACAACTACATCTGGTTGATGCTTACGTACAAGCGTAATCAAATCTGTTGCACGCCACTTCTCACCGAACATTTCTCCATAAGAGTAGTCAAACCATAGAATGTCCAGTTTGCCATACTTAGTGACAATTTCTTCTACTTGATTGTGTAAGAAAGCCAAGTAGTTATCAAAGTCAATCTTCTCACCTTTGAAGGCTTCATTCTCGCGCATGGGGTGAATCATATCGCCATATTTCGGATAATCTGGATGATACCAGTCAATCAGACTGAAGTATAGACCTACTTTTAATCCTTCTTCTCGTACCGCTTCAACAAACTCAGCCACCAAGTCCTTTCCAATTGGTGTGTTTGTAGCCTTGTAGTCAGTATAGGCTGAGTCAAACAAGCAAAATCCATCATGGTGCTTGGCGGTCAAGACCATGTATTTCATACCTGCCGCCTTTGCCACTTTTGCCCACTCTCTCGGATTGTATTTGACAGGATTAAATGCCTCAAAAAATGGTTGATAGTCCTCAATAGATAATTGCTGGTGGCTACGAATCCATTCCCCTTTTCCAGGGATAGAATAAAGTCCCCAATGAATGAACATACCAAATCGATCTCTTCGGAACCATTCGGTCCGTTTATTTATTTCTTGTAAATTATTTTTTGTCATCCTTTAACTGCTCCTCCTCCTAAAGCTTCAATAAAGTATTTACTTGCAAAAGCAAAGAGTAAAATTGGTGGTAAGATAATCACAACGATAGCTGAGAAAAGACCATTATAATTGGTATTAAAGCTAGTAGTGAACTGTCCAAGTAAGGCTGGAACCGTCAACTCATCTTTATTGATAATCAGCATAGAAGCCCAGTAATACTCATTCCAGTTGTTAATAAAGGCTAGAATCGCTGCCGTTAAAATACCCGGTCTAGCAATGGGAAGCATGACTTTCCAAAATGTCTGAGCATAGCTTGCTCCATCAATCTCAGCAGCTTCTTCCAATTCTTTAGGGATGATTGCAAAATAGTTTTTTATGATAAAGAAACTCATAGCAATACCGCTACAAGAGTAGACAAAAATCAGAGCTACTGGTGTATTATAAATCCCCAGAACATTTACCAAGCGATAGACTGGAAATGTCATAGCTGTAGCAGGGATAAAAAGAGTTGAGTACAACATGGCAGTTATCAACTTTTTGCCACGGAAATCCATTCGAGCTATGACATAAGAAGACATGGAAATCATGATGATGCTGATAATAACGGAAATTGAAACCACTTTAAAACTGTTCCAAAAGTAATCCAATACATGCAGTTCTGTAAACACCTTGATATAACCATCAAAACTTAAATCAGTTGGCAAGCTAATACCAGGATTTTTCATTGGATCTGCTTTTAAGGAAGAGAGGAAAATCCATAAAATTGGAAACACTGAAATCAAGCAAGTAATAACCATATAAGTATATATAATCAATTTTCCTGTTTTGGAAAGACTATTCAAACGACTGTCCATACGCTCTCTCACTTTCTACGTTTACTTTCTTTGAATATCAGATTGATAGACAAAATGATTAACATCCCGCCTAGAATCTGAACCACACCTATGGTGTTAGCTCTGGCGTATTGTGTCCGAGAGCTGGATACTGCCAACTCCCTGATGATAAAACTGATACTTTTTGTTCCTGCTGCACCATTTGTTAGGAAAAATACTTCGTTATACAGTAGGAAACCTGAGGTTGCGGCCATAATCGCTACCGTTTTTAATGTATCTTTTATCATTGGAATGGTGATATACCACTCCCTTCTCCAACCTGTTATATTATCTAAAATCGCTGCTTCATGAATTTCTTGTGGAATGGCAAAAATTTGACCTAAAATCATAATGGTTGATGTTCCTGCAAAGAAAACATAGGCACAGGTCATCGCAATAATATTCCAACCAGGTGTCAATAAAATGGCATCCGAAAATTCAGGGTTAAAGAAACGAATAACTTGGTTAACGACTCCATAATTTGGATTGTAAATTTGGAGAAAAATTAAGCCCATGGCTGCACTAGAAATAATACTTGGAATAATGTAAAGATTCCGTGATAGTTTCCACCCAGCTAATTTTTTAGATAAGGCGATAGCTACTGATAATGCTAATGGAACTTGAATGACTACACCAATAATTGCCCATGTAATTGAATTTTTCAGTGCTTCCAAAAAGAAAGGATACTCACTAAAAATGTACTTATAATTGGCAAAGAGATTGCCAAAACCTAGAAATTCTGGGCTGGTTAAATTCGTGTAATCCCACTTAGTAAAGGAGGTTGCAAAAATAGTTACCACCGAATAAAAGTAGAAGAGAAAGAAACAAACTAATGTTGGTAGTAAAAATAGAAAAATAAATCGTTGTTTCTGTGCCTTCCTATTTTGTAATGTCATGGTTTTCTTTGCCATAAAATACTCACTTCCTAAAACAGGGCTAAGGAATCCATCCTTAGCCCTGTTACATTAGCCGATAAGGGCTTTCAAGATGTCTTGTGTTTCTTTTACTTTCTGATCAATATCTACACCGTCAGAAGCACTTTCAGTCAATGCGTTGATAATGGCAGTACGAACATCATCACCCCAAACTGATGCAACAGTAGGGACAGTTACATTTGCATTGTTTGCCATTGAAGTTGCTTCACCTAAGAGTTTTACAGTAGCGTCATCAGAGCCACTTGCAATTTGTGCAGCATCAATCGCCTGGCTAGCTGGGTTGGCACCAACTTTTTCGAAAATGGTTGTCTGAACTTCATCACTAGTCATATATTTTACAAACTCCAAAGCAAGTTTTTCTTCTTCTGCAGAAAGGTTGCTTGAAATTGTAATACCACCACCAGCTGAACTAATCGCAACATTACCAGCATACAAACCTGGTTTTAAAGCAGTATTATCTTTCAATCCACCTGCTGCCCAAACACCATTAAAGAATACAGCTGATTTATTTTCTGTAAAATCAGTAGAATAGACATTGGCATCACCGCCTGCATTGGCTGAGCCATTTGCTTGAACTTCTGTCGTAACCAATTTAAGCGCTTCAGCAAATTCTTTTGAATCTATTCCTTCAATAGTTAGAGGTCCTTCTAACAGTTTACGACCTGCTTCAGATGAGCCAAGTACTGTGTTAAAAAGACGAATTGCTGGTTCCCCTGCACCAAAGGCATAGACTCCTTGTTTCCGAACCAAAGCCATAGCTTCAGTAAAGTCACTCCACTTGGTCCATTGGTCAGGAGTTTTAGCTCCAGCTTTTGA
Coding sequences within:
- a CDS encoding alpha-L-fucosidase, which gives rise to MTKNNLQEINKRTEWFRRDRFGMFIHWGLYSIPGKGEWIRSHQQLSIEDYQPFFEAFNPVKYNPREWAKVAKAAGMKYMVLTAKHHDGFCLFDSAYTDYKATNTPIGKDLVAEFVEAVREEGLKVGLYFSLIDWYHPDYPKYGDMIHPMRENEAFKGEKIDFDNYLAFLHNQVEEIVTKYGKLDILWFDYSYGEMFGEKWRATDLITLVRKHQPDVVVDNRLETSGEGFGSIVTDNINLYSGDFVSPEQIVPHEGIRNIHGEPIPWELCLTMNNNWAYNPTDHLYKSSKTLIRKLVECVSKNGNMILNVGPDALGIINQESQEILNDFGKWLDKNGESIYGCGVSSLPKPEWGYYTQKGNTVYAHVFEQPIGPLALIGIDESKVKRMSFLHDGSEVKISKSWTTNAYEGICFAQYGDIPHFTYPLPDSVDSVIKIELVGDDSED
- a CDS encoding ABC transporter substrate-binding protein, with the translated sequence MKKSLLKCGALCLFASVILAACGSSSGTSSSTEKAASGDDTVLEFYHGYHHSEEEWPAAKVMRDLYDEFAKRHATGDVEFKPIPVNGSLTDIMNNKVASGEFPDMIDLAGSDVSLAAIEQSLVLDLKPYIDENGLEKNVGLNYTQNDVNGKIYTVHDQLLTLGLWYNADIFSKAGAKTPDQWTKWSDFTEAMALVRKQGVYAFGAGEPAIRLFNTVLGSSEAGRKLLEGPLTIEGIDSKEFAEALKLVTTEVQANGSANAGGDANVYSTDFTENKSAVFFNGVWAAGGLKDNTALKPGLYAGNVAISSAGGGITISSNLSAEEEKLALEFVKYMTSDEVQTTIFEKVGANPASQAIDAAQIASGSDDATVKLLGEATSMANNANVTVPTVASVWGDDVRTAIINALTESASDGVDIDQKVKETQDILKALIG
- a CDS encoding carbohydrate ABC transporter permease: MAKKTMTLQNRKAQKQRFIFLFLLPTLVCFFLFYFYSVVTIFATSFTKWDYTNLTSPEFLGFGNLFANYKYIFSEYPFFLEALKNSITWAIIGVVIQVPLALSVAIALSKKLAGWKLSRNLYIIPSIISSAAMGLIFLQIYNPNYGVVNQVIRFFNPEFSDAILLTPGWNIIAMTCAYVFFAGTSTIMILGQIFAIPQEIHEAAILDNITGWRREWYITIPMIKDTLKTVAIMAATSGFLLYNEVFFLTNGAAGTKSISFIIRELAVSSSRTQYARANTIGVVQILGGMLIILSINLIFKESKRRK
- a CDS encoding alpha-galactosidase; translation: MKIENKHMARYFKLEDGKFYTSHLLNKKLDEPIGNEKNTEFVVSFCDGSQLSSEDFTAHVVEQTNETLLVSFYHSEIQLTILYSGREDVLAKEVTILSSSKTINYMDAEQFGFANLEQVYIPKQQEDIKEMAGFSGYYVELGQPIYAKSFFFGMEFPMGENRLVDQIYFSRYYVGYEIKEPKKIWPVVIGAASGFEKSSIQQDFFTYISGIAQPSYFRKQYNSWYDHMTAIDEGIIVKSFEEISHGFEDNGVKLDAYVVDDGWCDYQSVWEFNEKFPNGLTKVKVLVNNLGASLGLWIGPRGGYNGTEVIMSDWLEVHPEFGSKNSLSNDVNIGDFNYLERMKQKMLDYQKKYDISYWKIDGWLLKPEKTDSSGKFSMHTMTPVYEFLIGLLKDLRAERGDRDCWLNLTSYVNPSPWFLQWVNSLWIQISQDVGFTENAGNDIQRMITYRDCQYEEFLTKRDIQLPLWSLYNHEPVYASTAHTWYMDHQMYASVEEFEDYLLFISTRGNAFWEFHYSYTMFDQERWEANARAVKWIENNYSTLKHSQMIGGKPSAFEIYGYRCIDEEAGKEILSLRNPASHSATIQLDKINLSEYQLVKGDYKVLSETEYELAPYTILIAQRN
- a CDS encoding carbohydrate ABC transporter permease, producing MDSRLNSLSKTGKLIIYTYMVITCLISVFPILWIFLSSLKADPMKNPGISLPTDLSFDGYIKVFTELHVLDYFWNSFKVVSISVIISIIMISMSSYVIARMDFRGKKLITAMLYSTLFIPATAMTFPVYRLVNVLGIYNTPVALIFVYSCSGIAMSFFIIKNYFAIIPKELEEAAEIDGASYAQTFWKVMLPIARPGILTAAILAFINNWNEYYWASMLIINKDELTVPALLGQFTTSFNTNYNGLFSAIVVIILPPILLFAFASKYFIEALGGGAVKG
- a CDS encoding ROK family protein, producing MAVKYALGVDIGGTKVAVGLVDDTGHVAYSLKVPSNKESSETLFQCVCTAIRELLNSQQLNIEDIAGIGVGLPGKVDVENGVAVFQNNIPWENFPVVKQLQEEFGNIPIKIDNDVKVAAYAEYRLLSLKAEDMFGYITISTGIAATNIINNTILRGSGFAGEIGFMPVRSFGRTSGLEISCSGPAIERQGKQMYGEDLSTKAVFDNWRKGDITASAIIANARDGMVQAIHNMICLLDPKIIVLGGSVAQNNPDFIEDIKTVLGLSLHHEQKHILNNIIISKIDSGNNGIIGSAFLVQ